In the Drosophila teissieri strain GT53w chromosome 3R, Prin_Dtei_1.1, whole genome shotgun sequence genome, AGTGGTGGAAGCAAGAAGTATAGAATATGTACATAGCTGCTCCgagtataaaatgtaaaactaGTAAAgataaatttgcttttattttttggctgtGTACATAAATAAGTACATTGGAGATGAtctaaaaatttaatttcagcattttgaaaataaattctcTATACATTTCCTTGCGAAATTTCACTGTTAAAGGTTAAATTGCTCTCTTCTATCCCCGTTTAATTCGCTTGCCGGCCACAAAAACCTCCACAATATTGCGATCACTGCCTGTGTAGATAAACTTCTCCACCAGCTCATCGACGCTTAGCCTCCGCAAGGATTTTTCGACGATGCTGACATCCACCAACAAGGCATCAAACTCCTTTCCTAGGACAAAGTTTCCGGTCAACTGATCCAGGGACAGCGCTTTGGCGCCACCCAGAGTGGCCAAATAGAGTGCCTGCTTGTACTTTAACTGAATGTAGTTCGGATCTTGTGTTTTGGCCACCCCCGTTCCGCggatgttttgttttttgaaaaaGTCCAGGTGTTTTGACACTTCCAATGCGCGCAGCAAGGCGTCCTGAATCGAGACGGAGTTTCCCCCCGAAACATCTGTGCCGAGACCTACGTTCACGCCGGCGCTCACAAGTCTTTGAACATCGCACAGACCCGAGCTTAGCATAGTGTTCGAAGCGGGACAGTGGGCCACCGAGCACCCGCGGATTTTAAGAAGTGccacctcctcgtcctccaGATGCACACCGTGAGCCATTACCGTCTGCAAGGTGAAAGATAAAGAAAGGTGAAGATGGCGCACAAACTAAAACCCAAAAGAGTTAACCTTGTTCGTTAGCAGTCCAGCATCGTCGTATGCTTCGGCGTAGCTGGTCTTAAATATCCCCTTTACTACCTCGATCTCTGCCAGGTTTTCGCTGATGTGACTCTGGATATGCAGGTCGAATCGCTTCGCTACATCGCCCAGACCCTTTAGCAGCTCCTTGCTGCAGCTAAGGGCAAAGCGAGGCGTAATTGTCGGCATCACCAACGGGCTGCCGAGCTTCCGCACGCCGTCCACAAAAGCCACAGTTGCATTGACCGCCTCTTCTGCTGTCTCCCTGTACAGAGCAACAATACTGAGTTTAACAGACGAAATTTGTCACGCTCGGTACTCACACGTAGTAGTCGGGGCTGTTGCAGTTTGAGCAGACCTTGCCTATCAGTGCCCGCTGGCCTTGACGCACCGCCTCCCGCGCCAAGGTTAGCGTTGACTCCAAGTGGTTGGTGGCGAAATAGGACGCCAGCGTGGTTCCACATCGCAGTGTTGCTTCCTGGAGTGTAAACTATCATTATCTTATCAAATAACAACGCACTAtcaaatacccgttactcagcttttTGGAAATATCGGTAGTTTGTTGCGAAaagtgaaatggaaaagctaatacaaaatctaaaaaaatttCCAAGTGTGATTTTGGTTAGTTggtgggcgctagagtgggcgtggcaagatggatcaacaaacttgccctgCAGATTCTCTAGAATCTGCATGCATAATCTTAACGTTCTAAAACATGGCCAGATAGACTCGGCTATGGATCCTGatatgatcggaaacgcttctcTCTACCTttcacatacttttcaacaaatctagtatacaaTTTTACGAGTAAAATTAACTGTGGTGGGCCGGTGCGACCCATTGATAAGCAGTTCGTGTGCTCCCAAGTACTACTTACGACCACACCCTGGTAGACCTTCTGGGCGTATTGCTGATTGGAAAACTTCGCCTCCAGCGGAAAAGTATACGTGTTCAGCCAGTCCAGAAGCGGCATGTCTAGTCCCAATCCCAGTTGAGCAAACTGCGGGGCGTGGATGTGACAGTCGACGAAACCTGGCATAAGGAACTGGTAGTCCGACAGCTGGACCTCGATCAGACCCTTGGCCTGGGTCGGGTTGCTGCTTGCCCACGCCTGGTAGTCTTGACCCACTCCTATAATCTGTGTGCGAAACACACGTTAGCTCATTGTGTTGTTCTGGGAGTCATACAGCCCACCTTGCCACAGTCGTCTACTACCAGGAATCCACTTTCAAAGGACTCGAACTCGCTGAACGACTTGGTGTGCACgacatttccaaaaaaaacagTTGCCATCGCGCGGTTTTATTATCAGCGGTCTTAAACGTGTTCTCCGACAGACTTAAGAACAGAATGATTAAGATCTGCTGAACAAGTTTTTAAACTTCAGCCGAGGTGCACGCGTCTCCCTGCGAATGTGCGCTCAATTATACGGGATGACACttactttatattttaaagtttaaatcgCTGGATTATTTAGTAGGTAATTTAATTGTCTTTACTTTTACAGTTTAAATAAGCGACACTTGCACACGTGTAATTTATCGATAAAAATCACAAAACTagaaataattacaaaacgCAAAAATAACTTTGcaaagatattattaattgtatATTGGTTTataatgcatatatataatatatatataatatatatagaccaatgtatgtatatacccCCTGAATACTTTGATCATATGTTTAGTTAAGACACAAATCCCCCTACTTATCTGAAATGATTAAAAATGAGTATAAACAATATAACCATATTATATTGTTACAACTAGTCtaaaataacattaaaataaGCATATGCACTGATCACACCCATGTAACCCTTACATAGCCATAGGTCCATTTGTTAAGTTCCCCTACAAATACGGAGgaataaacttaaatatgtacatatatttatatacatacatcgtTCATACATACATcgttcatacatacatatatcgttCCTATCAAGGAAAAGCACCTCTTAGCAAAGTAAAAACAAGGGAACGCTGTAgccgagttcctcgactatcagatacccaatattattttttctgtcaCAGTGATAGAAATTGtgaaaaaagaattaaaagaaaaaaattctaAATGTTTCAAAGTTGTAGCGTGGCAATTTTGTGCGGTTTttgggtgttagagtgggcgtaacaaacaaattcaattttatttaataataaaaggaaacaatttcaacacatttatcaaaactgtgggcgtggcaaaaaaaatttttggcatACCGATAGCAATTTACAAGAccaatacaaaactgaaaaaatatcaaaacattttccaaaagtgtagGTGTTTTGgtcggcttgtgggcgttagagtgggtgtggcaacatgggtcaacataattgcacacacacgcagtgtgtctctgaagtctgcgtgcttaacttttcattttttttt is a window encoding:
- the LOC122619698 gene encoding guanine deaminase, whose product is MATVFFGNVVHTKSFSEFESFESGFLVVDDCGKIIGVGQDYQAWASSNPTQAKGLIEVQLSDYQFLMPGFVDCHIHAPQFAQLGLGLDMPLLDWLNTYTFPLEAKFSNQQYAQKVYQGVVEATLRCGTTLASYFATNHLESTLTLAREAVRQGQRALIGKVCSNCNSPDYYVETAEEAVNATVAFVDGVRKLGSPLVMPTITPRFALSCSKELLKGLGDVAKRFDLHIQSHISENLAEIEVVKGIFKTSYAEAYDDAGLLTNKTVMAHGVHLEDEEVALLKIRGCSVAHCPASNTMLSSGLCDVQRLVSAGVNVGLGTDVSGGNSVSIQDALLRALEVSKHLDFFKKQNIRGTGVAKTQDPNYIQLKYKQALYLATLGGAKALSLDQLTGNFVLGKEFDALLVDVSIVEKSLRRLSVDELVEKFIYTGSDRNIVEVFVAGKRIKRG